In the genome of Carnobacterium pleistocenium FTR1, one region contains:
- the trhA gene encoding PAQR family membrane homeostasis protein TrhA, which produces MKEQMVYTKKYLVANEVLNAVTHGVGVILSIVGMVLLIMKALNTGTTLELVSYCIYGFSQFLLYLSSTLYHSLIFTRARRIFKIFDHSSIFLLIAGAYTPISLITIGGRIGWTLFGIVWAIAIFGIIYKCFWIEKFKNMSTFLYIGMGWLSMFAVKPMFIGLGFGGFALLLAGGLSFTIGTIFYSMRNVKYMHVLWHLFVLAGTGFIYFSILLYG; this is translated from the coding sequence ATGAAAGAACAAATGGTATACACAAAGAAATATTTAGTGGCTAATGAAGTTTTAAATGCCGTTACTCATGGCGTGGGCGTTATTTTAAGTATTGTAGGAATGGTATTGCTTATTATGAAAGCTTTAAATACAGGAACTACTTTAGAATTAGTTTCTTATTGTATATATGGATTCTCACAATTTTTACTTTATTTAAGTTCAACGCTTTACCACAGTCTGATTTTTACACGTGCAAGAAGGATTTTCAAAATTTTTGATCATAGTAGTATCTTTCTTTTAATTGCTGGAGCATATACACCTATTTCTCTGATTACGATTGGTGGAAGAATAGGCTGGACCTTGTTTGGAATCGTTTGGGCAATTGCTATTTTCGGAATTATTTACAAATGTTTTTGGATTGAAAAATTTAAAAATATGTCAACTTTTTTATATATTGGTATGGGATGGCTCAGTATGTTTGCTGTCAAACCCATGTTTATCGGATTAGGTTTTGGAGGATTTGCCTTATTATTAGCTGGTGGGCTCTCATTTACAATTGGAACTATTTTTTATAGTATGCGAAATGTTAAGTATATGCATGTCTTATGGCACCTATTTGTCTTAGCAGGTACTGGATTTATCTATTTTTCAATCTTACTATATGGGTAA
- the trxA gene encoding thioredoxin: MVQAVTDANFELETKDGLSITDFWATWCGPCRMQSPVLEELDEEIGDTIKIVKMDVDANPEVPSSFGIMSIPTLLVKKDGEVVEKLIGYHNKEQIEEVIAKYK; the protein is encoded by the coding sequence ATGGTACAAGCAGTAACTGATGCAAATTTTGAATTAGAAACTAAAGATGGTTTATCTATCACAGATTTTTGGGCAACATGGTGTGGCCCTTGTCGTATGCAATCACCAGTATTAGAAGAATTAGATGAAGAAATTGGTGATACAATAAAAATCGTAAAAATGGATGTTGATGCTAATCCTGAAGTACCAAGCTCTTTTGGGATTATGAGTATTCCTACTTTGTTAGTTAAAAAAGATGGAGAAGTTGTTGAAAAATTAATTGGTTACCATAATAAAGAACAAATCGAAGAAGTTATTGCAAAATACAAATAA
- a CDS encoding alpha/beta fold hydrolase, with translation MRAMYIRTEDGNLYCRVLGAGEPLLLLHGNGEDHQIFEKQLSYFSKKFQVIALDTRGHGNSDHGGKLLTFKIIAQDILIVLRYLNIPKITIMGFSDGGNVGLYFSSHYPEMMNKLIVIGANYKVDGLKKESLSEVKREYTLLTILGRFFLRAEKKKQVIDLMWHQLDLEAADLMTIKTPTLVVAGGNDVIEENHTKELHNLIRTSELVIIPEATHFLMVEKYKEFNQLVEDFLSDRDEFY, from the coding sequence ATGAGAGCAATGTATATTCGAACAGAAGATGGGAACCTCTATTGTAGAGTTTTAGGGGCTGGTGAACCGTTGTTATTGCTACATGGGAATGGAGAAGACCATCAAATATTTGAAAAACAGCTGTCCTATTTCAGCAAAAAATTTCAAGTGATTGCATTAGATACAAGAGGACATGGAAACTCAGATCATGGAGGAAAACTATTAACGTTCAAAATAATCGCCCAAGATATTTTGATTGTTCTACGCTACCTCAACATACCTAAAATAACCATTATGGGTTTTAGTGATGGAGGAAATGTGGGACTTTATTTTAGTAGTCATTATCCAGAAATGATGAATAAACTTATTGTTATCGGTGCTAATTATAAAGTAGATGGATTAAAAAAAGAATCATTAAGTGAAGTGAAAAGAGAGTATACTTTATTGACTATTTTGGGTAGGTTTTTTTTGAGAGCTGAAAAAAAGAAACAGGTTATTGATTTGATGTGGCATCAATTAGATTTAGAAGCTGCTGATTTGATGACTATTAAAACACCCACACTAGTAGTAGCAGGTGGAAATGATGTTATTGAAGAAAATCATACTAAAGAATTACATAATTTGATCAGAACTAGTGAGTTAGTTATTATACCAGAAGCAACTCATTTTTTGATGGTTGAAAAATATAAAGAATTCAATCAACTTGTTGAAGATTTTTTGTCAGATAGAGACGAATTTTATTAG
- the uvsE gene encoding UV DNA damage repair endonuclease UvsE, producing MSIGYACLTIGIPETSFRTCRKINATEENLNELILFNLQSLENIIDYNIKNGIKLFRISSDIIPFGSSPVNTLAWWELFKPRFEQIGQKIKSSGTRVSMHPGQYTVLNSPDEEVVSRAVEDLNYHTRFLDSLGVGSEHKIVLHVGGVYQEKELAVERFISSYQNLSDAIKKRLVIENDDRSYTVSDVLSISLATGAPVIYDNLHNAIHTSDVSKDDAYWIELTRKTWKPEDGSQKIHYSQQSAMSRVGAHTRTISLDPFMDFYHQVSREDLDIMLEVKDKSLSAIKCITATTPHQHIKLLEKEWGLYKYSILERSPKLYDAVRQLLKDKNSFPALDFYRLLDQALAMEVTTGTSVNAAAHVYGYFKNKATEKEKLTFFKQLDKVEKGVGSLKTLKKVLWNLTVNYNEPYLLQSYYFIL from the coding sequence ATGAGTATTGGTTATGCTTGTTTAACAATAGGGATTCCAGAAACAAGTTTCAGAACTTGTCGGAAAATAAATGCAACGGAAGAAAATCTAAATGAATTGATTCTTTTTAACCTGCAGTCACTTGAAAATATTATAGATTACAATATAAAAAACGGGATTAAATTATTTCGTATTAGTTCAGATATCATTCCTTTTGGTTCAAGTCCGGTTAATACATTGGCATGGTGGGAACTATTTAAACCTCGATTTGAACAAATTGGACAAAAAATAAAATCTAGTGGAACACGGGTATCGATGCATCCTGGACAGTATACAGTTTTAAATTCGCCAGATGAAGAGGTTGTATCGAGAGCGGTTGAAGATTTAAATTACCATACACGGTTTTTAGATAGCCTTGGAGTCGGGTCTGAACATAAAATAGTGTTACATGTAGGTGGTGTCTACCAAGAAAAAGAACTTGCTGTAGAGCGTTTTATTAGTAGCTATCAAAATTTATCAGATGCAATAAAAAAAAGATTGGTAATTGAGAATGATGATCGGTCTTATACCGTTTCTGACGTATTATCTATTAGCTTGGCGACAGGAGCTCCTGTTATTTATGATAATCTTCATAATGCTATCCATACAAGTGATGTCTCAAAGGATGATGCTTATTGGATCGAACTAACCCGGAAAACATGGAAGCCTGAGGATGGTTCTCAAAAAATTCACTATTCTCAACAAAGTGCTATGAGTCGGGTAGGAGCTCATACGCGAACAATTTCGCTTGATCCCTTTATGGATTTTTATCATCAAGTTTCAAGAGAAGATTTGGATATTATGTTAGAAGTAAAAGATAAGAGTCTTTCCGCTATAAAGTGCATCACTGCTACAACGCCGCATCAGCATATTAAATTACTGGAAAAAGAATGGGGTCTGTATAAATATAGTATTTTAGAAAGATCACCAAAGTTATATGATGCGGTACGTCAATTATTAAAAGATAAAAATAGTTTTCCGGCACTAGATTTTTATCGTCTACTAGATCAAGCATTGGCAATGGAAGTGACAACAGGAACGTCGGTGAATGCTGCTGCTCACGTTTATGGTTATTTTAAAAACAAAGCAACAGAAAAAGAAAAACTCACTTTTTTTAAACAATTAGATAAAGTGGAAAAAGGTGTGGGCTCGTTAAAAACATTGAAAAAAGTATTATGGAATTTAACCGTAAACTACAATGAGCCTTATTTACTTCAATCATACTATTTTATACTGTGA
- a CDS encoding helix-turn-helix domain-containing protein has product MTQICQKFGEDFKKIRENKNYTQQYVANGAMARSTYTKFETGSIVPTITKYFEVLNNLDMSHEEFNYIHNHYHLEGKGAILYQFRAIAVNSDLNNLINVKETTMAYLDEHKDNVVQDIFNICNALIILSKTNDLTQAAPFAAKVWHRIAQLDKWYLTELHLLNNILFFFDFDTSLLISKRALVELENYNHFHEATELKLAYTMNLIYLLMENRNYNQALERADSLIILSKKNGKYRMLGVLYVRKGIILAKLNKADSKIWIQKGFNLLEALEDFSLKEELKKEILYYLNHSLKKE; this is encoded by the coding sequence ATGACACAAATCTGTCAAAAATTTGGTGAAGATTTTAAAAAAATAAGAGAAAATAAAAATTACACGCAACAATATGTCGCAAATGGTGCCATGGCACGCTCAACTTATACCAAGTTTGAAACGGGCAGTATTGTTCCAACTATCACTAAATATTTTGAAGTTTTAAATAACTTAGATATGAGTCATGAAGAATTCAATTATATTCATAACCATTATCATTTAGAAGGAAAAGGTGCAATACTCTATCAATTCAGGGCTATTGCTGTAAATAGTGATTTAAACAACCTTATCAACGTAAAAGAAACGACGATGGCCTATTTAGATGAACATAAAGATAATGTTGTACAAGATATCTTTAATATTTGTAATGCTCTTATCATACTTTCAAAAACCAATGACTTAACACAAGCTGCACCTTTTGCTGCAAAAGTTTGGCATCGAATTGCTCAGCTAGATAAGTGGTATTTAACAGAATTGCATTTGTTGAACAATATCCTCTTCTTCTTTGATTTTGATACTTCTCTTCTCATCTCGAAACGTGCTTTAGTAGAATTAGAAAATTATAATCATTTTCATGAGGCGACAGAATTAAAGTTAGCATATACTATGAATTTAATTTACTTGCTAATGGAAAATAGAAATTATAACCAGGCTCTTGAAAGAGCCGATTCTTTGATAATATTAAGTAAAAAAAACGGAAAGTACCGCATGCTTGGTGTACTGTATGTACGAAAGGGCATTATTTTAGCTAAATTGAATAAAGCCGATTCAAAAATATGGATTCAAAAAGGATTTAATTTATTGGAAGCTCTTGAAGATTTTTCATTAAAAGAAGAGCTCAAAAAAGAAATTCTTTATTATCTAAACCATTCTTTAAAAAAGGAATGA